From the genome of Pseudophryne corroboree isolate aPseCor3 chromosome 9, aPseCor3.hap2, whole genome shotgun sequence:
agtcaCTCAGGAAACAACACCCGCCCGCCCTTCCTGCCCCcctcccctcaatggcgcgctcccGCCGTCTCACCACACAGGCAGCGCGCCCCCGGCGGATCCCCTGCTCTCTCAGCACACAGGCTGCGCGCCCCCGGTTCCCCCGCTCTCTCAGCACACAGGCTGCGCGCTCCCGGCTCCCCCGCTCTTTCAGCACACAGGCTGCGCGCTCCCGGCTCCCCTGCTGGCAAGAAGGAAGCGGGGTGctcgggcgcatgcgcagtggctgtCCGGGAACGCGCAGCGTAGTGCATAGAGCGGAAAGTTGGGCGTAAAGTTTGGAACACAATGTCGGGGACAGCGAACGTGTCGGCCATGAAGAAGGTGGTGCATCAGCTGCGGCTGGAGGCCAGCCTCAACCGGGTGAAGGTGAGAGCGGTGCCCCATGCCTCAGAGGCACCCTGAGGGCTGGGACCCCAAACTTcctgtgtgtgttgggggagggaCCCACTGAGACGCCCGTTATGTGCACACACCCGCTATCTGTAcaccctgggtgggggagggggcaccctcactatatatatatatatatatatatatatatatatatatatatatatacgcatcacCTGCTATATGTACAccccatatatacacatactacaccCCCCCCCTGCTATctgtacaatattatatatatatatatatatatatatatatatgtatgtgtgtatatatatatatatatatatataatgtaatatagCTGTTCTCAGATGATCCAGGCCAGGATTGGGGGTACACTCATTATCTGTACACACCCCCCGTTATGTACACCTTGTGTGTGTTGGCGTCTCTGTAATGGGTGCAATATGTTACCTTTGTGGAGTCCTGCATCAGagctgcagtaaaaaaaaaaaaatcactgggaaaatggccaccgtgtggGTGTCATGtttttggagacctgcgcatgcgcagtagactctggaacaatgccagagtctactgcggagAGGAGGGACCACCCGGAGTTGGGACagtggccccctcctctgttataaCACACCTGTGTGGGGGAGAGAGTAAGCCCATTATATGTAAtgctatttatatagcactttcctCCCAGTAGGACCCAGCGAGGCGATACAATTGCTGGCTGGGGATGTAGCTATTCCAATCCCGTGACGGCTGCCTTTTTGCGCCCGCATGCTCCCGCACAAATTGCTGTGCGTAATGCAGTAACGGTGCGCCCAGTGCTCGCGGCCAGCGCTGAAGCCCTACTGTACgcggatttctgctcacacctcgGTATTGGTGCAAAACTGTTCAGTCGCTCCCGGTAAGATCAGACTGGTGCTACATTCTCAGAGCAACGTCCGCTGCACAGAAACAGAACTCCGCGGTTGGGttgtattttaactttttttttgttttggaaaCTAAAGGGGCATTAATGAAATGTACAGCTCGAGAAAGGGGCGTTTGGGGTACACTATGCAGTGTACGGGCAGGGGCACTTGGGGTACACTGGGTTGTTACACACACACCGTGCCTGCCTTGGATGTGCGGACAGGTTGCCTGGGTGCCTGCCTTGGATATGCGGACAGGTTGCCCGGGTGCCTGCCTTGGGTGTGCGGCCCGGGTGCCTGCCTTGGGGGTATGTTTGCATGTTTTACGTCTAAGCTCCGAGGTGTGTCGCATTCTTCACGTCCTGTCACTTATTTTGCAGGTCTCTCAGGCTGCTGCTGATCTGAAGCAGTTCTGCATGCAGAATGCACAACATGATCCCTTACTAACTGGAATCTCCTCAAGTACAAACCCCTTCCGACCCCCCAAAGTCTGCTCTTTTCTGTAACTGTATTTCCCTGTCATTGGTAAGTACACATTTAACCATCGTAGTGTGTGGTACAATATTCCAGTTGGTGCCAGGAGCAAGGCCGTTTCCAGGCTCATAGTACACGCATTAGTCCCTATGCTGCGTCCTCTAATGGTCTGGAAAGACCTTGCATAAAGGTACACGTGGGACTGCTTGCACTTGTGCTTATATTACCAGTAAAGGCCGGGGTACAAGTACACACAGACCCCCTGGGCCAGCAGTGACGTCTCTGTGTCACTAGTATGTTATACACCAGTATAAAGCTCTTTAGACCATCCAAAGATAATAATCATTTTATCTATATTACGGGCTTTCTCCAATAAGACTCAAGGTGCTTAGACCACTATGGAAGTACTCCTAGGTATCACAAATTCCTGTCACTCAACCTACAATGCAATTTCCTCTTCCAGAGGAGCATACATCAGCGctttcaggggcagatgtactaagtcttggagaaagataaagtggatggagataaactaccaaccaatcagctcctagctgtcacttCTCAAACACGCAGTGCTGcagcatggcaggagctgattggctggtgctttatcgctCTTCTCTCATGTGGTGCGGTCTCTAGAAATGTGCAGTCTGTCATGGCGGTGGCGTGGTCTCTCGCGCCTCTCTTTGGCCCACAGATAAACACACTGGTGTGCGTTAGGATCTGTGCAGCCCAGCAATGCCCGGTCAGTGCCC
Proteins encoded in this window:
- the GNG5 gene encoding guanine nucleotide-binding protein G(I)/G(S)/G(O) subunit gamma-5 gives rise to the protein MSGTANVSAMKKVVHQLRLEASLNRVKVSQAAADLKQFCMQNAQHDPLLTGISSSTNPFRPPKVCSFL